A window of Sphingobacterium sp. SRCM116780 contains these coding sequences:
- a CDS encoding tetratricopeptide repeat protein, with protein sequence MLKKYLKYAVLVTMFTGVGQLVSAQSNIKEKPYSQQLKNIEVFLRKGDYNQALDSLNAITERYPKADDVYFTKAVLFGQMRNADQALEEVNKAIAIDPKEEYLSFNIDVNKGKGDIPSAIRTLDILIEKKKVNKAALNREKIMLLFNSDKKDEAFTLYQDIRKSSTASDTLDVVGATLLLSKDDFPAVITLLEPWASQKSPLAQVYSQLAQAYRGIKDPKKAISILNTGILNTNDDYLFLDLADEYRLSGKSKFSFDYLKQAFLSKKIDFADKNRIILSLLGPNSGFSLQQLQDLANVLVDTHPRVAESHVAKGQVNWLRNDLVGAQSSFSIAVGINPYQIDAWRMLMNVDLALEQYDQAIEHGGEALQNIPNNPVILYFSSVAYTMKGDHTRARNLMEAALNNGQNENAIFQSNIYSGLGDIYHTLNMESASDVAYREAIKLDSTNVSAMNNLAYYLSLRKQDLEDAAHFSKTATTLRPNDATLEDTYAWVLFKQEKYTDALIWIEKAIENSQTASTVLLEHYGDILIKNQKTSDALKQWKLALEKKEVSGENEEKLKEKINKKTYVE encoded by the coding sequence ATGCTTAAGAAATATTTGAAATACGCTGTATTGGTAACTATGTTCACAGGGGTAGGACAGTTGGTATCAGCTCAAAGTAATATAAAGGAGAAACCATATTCACAACAATTAAAAAATATAGAAGTTTTTTTAAGAAAAGGGGATTACAATCAAGCTTTAGATTCGTTGAATGCAATTACGGAACGTTATCCCAAGGCGGATGATGTTTACTTTACAAAAGCAGTCTTGTTTGGTCAAATGCGAAATGCAGATCAAGCACTGGAAGAGGTGAACAAAGCGATAGCAATTGATCCTAAAGAAGAATACCTGAGTTTCAATATTGATGTGAATAAGGGTAAAGGTGATATTCCTAGTGCTATTCGCACATTGGATATCTTGATTGAAAAGAAAAAGGTCAATAAAGCGGCTTTAAATCGTGAGAAAATTATGCTGTTATTCAACAGTGATAAGAAAGATGAAGCCTTTACCTTATATCAAGATATTCGTAAGTCATCAACAGCTTCAGATACGTTAGATGTTGTAGGTGCTACGTTGTTATTATCAAAAGATGATTTTCCTGCTGTCATCACGCTATTGGAACCTTGGGCATCCCAAAAATCACCCTTAGCACAGGTGTATAGTCAATTGGCGCAAGCCTACCGAGGAATTAAGGATCCAAAGAAAGCCATTTCCATATTAAATACAGGTATTCTAAATACAAATGATGATTATCTATTTTTAGATCTAGCAGATGAGTATCGTTTATCTGGGAAAAGCAAGTTTTCATTCGACTATCTCAAGCAAGCATTTCTGTCAAAAAAGATAGATTTTGCGGATAAGAATAGAATTATTTTGTCATTATTAGGTCCTAATAGTGGATTTTCTTTACAGCAATTACAAGATTTGGCGAATGTTTTAGTTGACACACATCCTCGAGTTGCTGAAAGTCACGTAGCGAAAGGCCAAGTAAATTGGTTACGTAATGATTTGGTTGGAGCCCAATCATCATTTTCTATTGCAGTTGGGATCAATCCTTATCAGATCGATGCATGGCGTATGTTAATGAATGTTGATTTAGCATTGGAGCAATATGATCAGGCGATAGAGCATGGGGGTGAAGCATTGCAAAATATACCCAATAACCCAGTAATCCTTTATTTCTCTTCAGTAGCTTATACGATGAAAGGAGATCATACACGAGCCCGTAATTTGATGGAGGCGGCATTAAATAATGGACAAAATGAGAATGCTATCTTCCAATCGAATATTTACAGCGGATTGGGTGATATTTATCATACGCTAAATATGGAGTCTGCATCGGATGTTGCCTATAGAGAAGCGATTAAGCTAGATAGTACAAATGTCAGCGCAATGAACAATTTAGCTTACTATTTATCGTTAAGAAAGCAGGATTTGGAAGATGCCGCTCATTTTTCAAAAACAGCGACTACATTGCGTCCAAATGATGCAACCCTAGAAGATACGTATGCCTGGGTTTTGTTTAAACAGGAAAAATATACAGATGCGTTAATATGGATTGAAAAGGCAATTGAAAATTCACAAACAGCCTCTACAGTGTTGTTAGAGCATTATGGTGATATTTTGATTAAAAATCAAAAAACTTCAGATGCATTGAAACAATGGAAACTTGCATTAGAAAAAAAAGAAGTATCGGGTGAAAATGAAGAGAAGTTAAAAGAAAAAATAAATAAAAAAACTTATGTGGAATAA
- the rplM gene encoding 50S ribosomal protein L13 produces MNTLSYKTVSANKNTVNKEWIVVDAEGEILGRLASEIAKVIRGKHKPSFTPHVDCGDNVIVINADKIRLTGNKLGDKTYVRYTGYPGGQRFITPKELLAKHPERIIEKAVRGMLPKNRLGRQLFKNLYVYAGTEHKQEAQNPKPVKF; encoded by the coding sequence GTGAATACGTTAAGTTACAAAACTGTCTCTGCCAACAAGAACACCGTCAACAAAGAATGGATTGTTGTTGATGCTGAAGGCGAGATTTTGGGGCGCTTGGCAAGCGAAATTGCGAAAGTAATTCGTGGAAAACACAAGCCATCATTTACCCCTCACGTAGATTGTGGAGATAACGTCATTGTTATCAATGCAGACAAAATTAGATTGACAGGTAATAAATTAGGTGACAAAACCTACGTTCGCTACACGGGATACCCAGGTGGTCAACGTTTCATCACTCCTAAAGAATTATTGGCTAAACACCCTGAGCGCATCATTGAGAAGGCTGTTCGTGGTATGCTTCCTAAAAACCGTTTAGGTCGTCAATTGTTTAAAAACCTTTATGTTTATGCAGGAACAGAGCACAAACAAGAGGCACAAAATCCAAAACCAGTTAAATTTTAA
- the rpsI gene encoding 30S ribosomal protein S9, whose translation MSTTNTSGRRKTAVARIYLTAGSGVLTINGKDYKEYFPTLPLQYIVTQSLEVAGQAGNFDAKVNVNGGGVKGQAEAVRLAIAKALVELDPEAKPALRAKGLVTRDDRMVERKKPGRKKARKRFQFSKR comes from the coding sequence ATGTCAACAACTAATACTTCAGGAAGAAGAAAAACTGCTGTTGCCCGCATTTACTTAACTGCTGGTAGCGGAGTCCTTACTATTAATGGTAAAGACTACAAAGAATATTTCCCAACATTGCCTTTGCAATACATTGTTACTCAATCATTAGAAGTAGCAGGTCAAGCAGGGAATTTTGATGCGAAAGTGAACGTTAATGGAGGTGGTGTAAAAGGACAAGCTGAGGCTGTTCGTTTGGCTATTGCGAAAGCATTAGTTGAATTAGACCCAGAGGCAAAACCAGCTTTACGCGCTAAAGGTTTGGTAACACGTGATGACCGTATGGTTGAACGTAAAAAACCAGGACGCAAGAAAGCTCGTAAAAGATTCCAATTCAGTAAACGTTAA
- the rpsB gene encoding 30S ribosomal protein S2 gives MARTTYQDLLDAGVHFGHLTRKWDPKMAKYIFMERNGIHIIDLNKTLTKLEEAASAIKQIVKSGRKVLFVATKKQAKEIIAQQAKAVNMPFVTERWLGGMLTNFTTVRKSIKKMSTIDKMQKDGTYDVLSKKEKLMIQRERIKLESLLGGIADLNRLPAALFIIDVKKEHIAVTEAIKLNIPTFAMVDTNSNPSNIDFPIPANDDASKSISLIAGIIGQAIQEGLDERKRDKEDEAEKEAAAAKAKVDTTPEASEAKRPRKAKDGE, from the coding sequence ATGGCAAGAACAACTTATCAAGACTTATTGGATGCAGGTGTGCACTTTGGTCACCTTACTCGTAAATGGGATCCGAAAATGGCTAAGTACATTTTCATGGAACGTAACGGTATCCACATCATTGACTTGAACAAAACGCTTACGAAATTAGAAGAAGCTGCTTCAGCTATCAAACAAATCGTAAAGTCAGGTCGTAAGGTTTTATTCGTAGCAACGAAAAAACAAGCAAAAGAAATCATCGCGCAACAAGCGAAAGCAGTTAACATGCCTTTCGTTACTGAAAGATGGTTAGGTGGTATGCTTACAAACTTCACAACAGTGCGTAAGTCCATCAAAAAAATGTCTACTATTGACAAAATGCAAAAAGATGGTACATACGATGTATTGTCTAAAAAAGAGAAGTTGATGATTCAACGTGAGCGTATCAAATTGGAATCTCTATTAGGAGGTATCGCTGATTTGAACCGTTTACCGGCTGCTTTATTCATCATCGATGTGAAAAAAGAACACATCGCTGTAACAGAGGCAATCAAATTGAACATCCCTACTTTTGCAATGGTTGATACAAACTCTAACCCTTCAAACATTGACTTCCCAATCCCTGCAAATGATGACGCTAGTAAATCTATTAGCTTAATCGCTGGTATCATTGGTCAAGCAATCCAAGAAGGTTTAGACGAACGTAAACGTGATAAAGAAGACGAAGCAGAAAAAGAAGCAGCGGCAGCAAAAGCTAAAGTTGATACTACTCCTGAAGCTTCAGAAGCTAAACGTCCGCGTAAAGCGAAAGACGGAGAATAA
- the tsf gene encoding translation elongation factor Ts, which translates to MSVQISASDVNKLRQQTGAGMMDCKKALVEANGDFEAAVDYLRKKGAKVAASRQDRDSNEGVIIAKAAANGKSGIVVEVNCETDFVAKNADFVAFAESVADVALANNPATLEDLKALEIGGVKIADLLIDQTGKIGEKIEVSKYETISAEKVVAYIHANYRLGVLVGLSADVAGVEEAGKDVAMQIAAMNPIAIDKDGVDAHTIEREIAIAKEQIMAEGKPAEMAEKIAAGKLNKFFKETTLLNQEFVKDNSKSIAQFLDSVAKGLTVTAFKRVQLGA; encoded by the coding sequence ATGTCAGTACAAATTTCTGCATCAGATGTAAACAAATTGCGTCAACAAACAGGCGCAGGTATGATGGATTGTAAAAAAGCATTAGTGGAAGCAAACGGTGATTTCGAAGCTGCTGTTGATTACTTACGTAAAAAAGGAGCTAAAGTTGCTGCTAGCCGTCAAGACCGTGATTCTAACGAAGGTGTTATCATCGCTAAAGCTGCTGCTAATGGTAAATCAGGTATCGTAGTTGAAGTAAACTGTGAAACAGATTTCGTAGCTAAAAACGCAGATTTCGTAGCTTTCGCCGAGTCAGTTGCTGACGTCGCTTTAGCAAACAATCCTGCTACTTTAGAAGACCTAAAAGCTTTAGAAATTGGTGGTGTTAAAATCGCTGATTTATTGATCGATCAAACTGGTAAAATCGGTGAGAAAATTGAAGTTTCTAAATACGAAACTATTTCAGCTGAAAAAGTTGTTGCTTATATCCACGCTAACTACCGTTTAGGTGTATTAGTAGGTTTATCTGCAGATGTTGCTGGTGTTGAAGAAGCAGGTAAAGATGTGGCTATGCAAATCGCTGCTATGAACCCGATCGCTATCGATAAAGATGGTGTAGATGCACATACTATCGAACGCGAAATCGCTATCGCTAAAGAACAAATCATGGCAGAAGGTAAACCAGCTGAAATGGCTGAGAAAATCGCTGCTGGTAAATTGAACAAATTCTTCAAAGAAACTACTTTGTTGAACCAAGAATTCGTGAAAGATAACTCTAAATCTATCGCTCAATTCTTAGATTCAGTTGCTAAAGGTTTAACCGTTACGGCATTCAAACGTGTTCAATTAGGCGCGTAA
- a CDS encoding sugar porter family MFS transporter has product MKHVWKYSLIASLGGFLFGFETAVISGAEQTIQKLWHLNSFWHGLTVSISLIGTIVGAIVAGRISEKYGRKLVLLFIALLYVFSAIGCGVAPVWEMFLLFRFLGGLAVGISSVVGPVYISEISPAKDRGKLTGLFQIMIVSGIFIAYLTNYMFMGIGDDSWRYMLGIMALPALLFYFLLKQIPESPRWLALHHKMDAAKEVFDQLQQPFSIITVADDEKTESVALFQSKYIKPIIFAVLLAFFNQLTGINAILYYAPRIFEMAGFDSKLAFMQPIFIGGTNVLFTFLGMSIIDKFGRKKLLLVGAVGMFVFLLLTAFDLKGQNSSFLLFYIIGFIASFALSQGAVIWVFLAEIFPNEVRAKGSSLGSTTHWVFAAAISWIFPIVVESVKDGGYYIFLFYAIMVVLSFVFILFIPETKGKSLEDIQSNLK; this is encoded by the coding sequence ATGAAACATGTTTGGAAATATTCGTTAATAGCCTCTTTAGGAGGTTTCTTGTTCGGTTTTGAAACTGCCGTAATCTCTGGAGCAGAGCAGACGATTCAAAAATTATGGCACTTAAACTCTTTCTGGCATGGCCTTACGGTGTCTATTTCCTTGATCGGAACAATAGTGGGAGCAATAGTTGCAGGTCGTATTTCTGAAAAGTACGGTCGTAAGTTGGTGTTGCTCTTTATCGCCTTATTGTATGTATTCTCCGCTATAGGCTGTGGAGTTGCACCTGTTTGGGAGATGTTCTTACTCTTTAGGTTCCTGGGTGGTTTGGCTGTCGGAATCAGCTCAGTTGTAGGACCGGTGTATATTTCTGAAATCTCACCTGCCAAAGATCGTGGTAAGCTTACTGGATTGTTTCAGATCATGATTGTGTCTGGAATTTTTATAGCTTATCTCACCAATTATATGTTTATGGGTATTGGTGACGATTCATGGCGTTATATGTTGGGTATTATGGCTTTACCAGCTTTATTATTTTATTTCTTGCTCAAGCAGATCCCTGAAAGTCCGAGATGGTTGGCTTTACATCATAAAATGGATGCTGCAAAAGAGGTTTTTGATCAGCTTCAACAACCCTTTTCTATTATAACGGTGGCGGATGACGAAAAGACGGAGAGCGTAGCTCTATTTCAGTCCAAATATATTAAACCAATCATCTTTGCAGTGCTTCTGGCATTCTTCAATCAACTGACGGGGATTAACGCGATTTTGTATTATGCTCCTCGTATTTTTGAAATGGCAGGATTTGATTCAAAATTGGCTTTCATGCAACCTATTTTTATAGGGGGAACTAATGTGTTGTTTACTTTTTTGGGAATGAGTATCATTGATAAGTTCGGGCGCAAGAAGCTGCTATTGGTTGGAGCTGTAGGTATGTTTGTATTTCTCTTACTTACTGCATTTGATCTTAAAGGTCAAAACTCCTCCTTTTTATTATTTTATATTATAGGTTTTATTGCAAGCTTTGCTTTGTCTCAAGGAGCTGTTATATGGGTGTTTCTGGCTGAAATATTTCCGAACGAGGTGCGAGCTAAAGGGTCTTCTTTAGGAAGTACGACACATTGGGTATTTGCTGCTGCAATTTCCTGGATCTTCCCGATTGTTGTTGAAAGTGTAAAAGATGGTGGATATTACATCTTTTTATTTTATGCTATCATGGTCGTTTTATCCTTTGTATTCATTCTGTTTATTCCAGAGACTAAAGGTAAATCTCTCGAGGATATCCAAAGTAATCTAAAATAA
- a CDS encoding ROK family protein: protein MENRFVICLDIGGTHISAGIVNTKDLTLWNDSHRVGAVDSLGDRSAILQEWGLVISEVLHTAGATVEGMIVSIPGPFDYEKGVCLMDGMHKYQALLHADLKNYFSQQYNLPTEHIWFFNDALSFLMGEVFYYNLSDKKVVGLTLGTGLGSAEYHSHQIRDLNYGSASFRNGIAEDYISTRGMISFLNGLGVHHIPHVKALIETKGLEDECRQVFDYLSKALIDFIEQYIILLNPDCIVLGGSIAQASRLFLPQIQQAIAIPIQIASFDERNLFFGLTSSVEI, encoded by the coding sequence ATGGAAAATAGATTCGTAATTTGTTTGGATATCGGTGGAACGCATATCTCTGCGGGTATTGTTAATACAAAGGATCTTACCCTGTGGAATGATTCCCACAGGGTGGGAGCAGTTGATAGTCTGGGAGATCGATCAGCTATTTTGCAGGAATGGGGTCTGGTGATTAGTGAGGTCCTCCATACAGCAGGTGCAACAGTGGAAGGAATGATCGTTTCCATTCCTGGCCCATTTGATTATGAGAAAGGAGTGTGTCTTATGGATGGTATGCACAAGTATCAGGCATTGCTACATGCCGATTTGAAGAACTATTTTTCTCAACAGTATAATCTACCAACTGAACATATCTGGTTTTTTAATGATGCATTGTCCTTTTTAATGGGAGAGGTATTTTATTATAACTTGTCTGACAAGAAGGTCGTCGGGCTGACGTTGGGTACAGGCCTGGGATCTGCGGAATATCATTCCCATCAGATTCGTGATCTTAACTATGGTTCTGCCTCTTTTCGTAATGGAATAGCGGAAGACTATATCTCAACGAGAGGTATGATATCTTTCTTGAATGGTCTAGGAGTACATCATATCCCTCATGTGAAAGCGCTAATTGAAACCAAAGGATTGGAAGATGAATGTCGACAAGTGTTCGATTATCTTTCGAAAGCTTTGATAGACTTTATTGAGCAATACATTATTTTGCTGAATCCGGATTGTATCGTATTAGGAGGAAGTATTGCTCAGGCTAGTCGTTTATTTTTACCGCAGATTCAACAGGCTATTGCTATTCCTATACAGATAGCTTCTTTTGATGAGCGCAATTTATTTTTTGGTTTAACATCAAGTGTTGAAATATGA